The sequence CTATCCGGTTGTACATCGGGGTGAGTTGATCGGACTCGATGCGGTGGGCGGCCGCCGGCAGGTCCTCGCCCGCGCGCAGCCGTCCCATGGGCTCGTTGATCAGGTCGTACCCGAACACGGCGGGATGGTGGGCCAGACGCCGGGCGAGCACCTGCCACATGCGGGCCTGCGCGCGCCGGAGGTCCCGGTCCTCGTAGAGATGCTCGAAGGCGGCCTGCACGGCGGGTTCGAAGTATTCGGCGAACCAGTCCTCCGGGTGCGGGGTGAAGGGCAGCCCGTCGGTGCGGGTCGCCCATTCGGGAATGCCGCGATGGCCGAACTCCGGTCCGAAGACGTCCTGGTGGGCGTCGATGACGACCTGGATGCGCCAGCGGTGCGCCCAGTCCAGGATCCGTTCGATCTTCCGGAGGTAACGCGCGCTGTAGTGGCCGGGCCGCGGCTCCAGGTCGTCCCAGAAGACCAGGAGGCGCGCGAAGTTGAACCCCTGGTCGTGCAGGTCGCGGAAGTGCCGTTCGGTGACGGCGCTGAGCGCGTCGACGCCACGGTGCGTCTTGTCCTCGACGTTCCAGCCGCGCAAGGTGAGGGTGCGCCCGCGGTCGTCGGTGAGCGGTGGCGGTGAGGGCGACGCCGACGTCGACGGAAGCGGCCGCCCGTCCGCTCGTGCCGTGTCCGATGAGGCTCGTGCCGTATCCGGTAAGAGCAGCGCGAAGACGGCGGCCAGGGCCACTCCCGTCTTCACCATGAACCCGCGCCCAGCCATGGTCCCCCCGATCAGTGCCCCAGCCTCTCCAGGGCCGTTTCCGGGTAGCGCTCGCCCGCCACGGCTTCCTCGGGTACGGCCCGGCGCAGCAGATCGCGGTCGGCCTCGGTCAGAGCCAGTGCCACGGCAGCGGCGTTCTCCTCCAGGTAGCGGCGGCGCTTGGTACCGGGGATGGGCACGATGTCCTCGCCCTGAGCCAGCAGCCAGGCCAGCGCGGCCTGGGCGGGCGAGCAGCCGATC is a genomic window of Streptomyces gilvosporeus containing:
- a CDS encoding cellulase family glycosylhydrolase, which codes for MVKTGVALAAVFALLLPDTARASSDTARADGRPLPSTSASPSPPPLTDDRGRTLTLRGWNVEDKTHRGVDALSAVTERHFRDLHDQGFNFARLLVFWDDLEPRPGHYSARYLRKIERILDWAHRWRIQVVIDAHQDVFGPEFGHRGIPEWATRTDGLPFTPHPEDWFAEYFEPAVQAAFEHLYEDRDLRRAQARMWQVLARRLAHHPAVFGYDLINEPMGRLRAGEDLPAAAHRIESDQLTPMYNRIAAAIRTADHHSRLFVEPTPIVGEGLPTGLGRIHDPKVVYAPHFYNATMESGGDYDPSARWIEAYENAVTRYPSSQRIPVVVGEWGPPDSSLPHMPRFYGDALASLDRYSAGWAGYEWCYGSGYCAVDAAGRFRANKAQTARPYAPAVAGTVRDQGYDPAARIFHLAYGPPGRPGVSELSTPPTAVGWRVSVRGPAVAWPRAVPAGQRGTIHVWTQPGASGRVVVTVSAR